A DNA window from Rhodococcus sp. Z13 contains the following coding sequences:
- the modA gene encoding molybdate ABC transporter substrate-binding protein gives MRAVAAAAVLASVPVLAACGSGADGADTLTVFAAASLKAPFTELAERFEDANPGVTVELSFTGSSDLVAQLEQGAPGDVLATADTRTMDAAVAAGLVAGEPASFATNTLTIVTEPGNPKNIRMFADLTAEGISVVVCAPQVPCGAATTRLEEATGVDIVPVSEESAVTDVLGKVTSGQADAGLVYVTDAVGAGDAVTAVAVPQAAEIVNVYLVAALENSQSSGRAGDFVRFVTGANGRAVLDEAGFGAP, from the coding sequence ATTCGTGCCGTCGCAGCGGCCGCAGTACTGGCGTCGGTACCGGTGCTGGCCGCGTGCGGGTCGGGGGCCGACGGCGCGGACACCCTGACCGTCTTCGCCGCCGCCTCGCTGAAGGCACCGTTCACCGAGCTCGCCGAACGATTCGAGGACGCGAATCCCGGTGTGACCGTCGAACTGTCGTTCACGGGGTCGTCGGACCTCGTGGCCCAGCTCGAGCAGGGCGCACCCGGCGACGTCCTCGCGACCGCCGATACCCGCACGATGGACGCCGCCGTCGCGGCGGGTCTCGTCGCCGGTGAACCCGCCTCCTTCGCGACCAACACCCTCACGATCGTCACCGAACCCGGGAACCCGAAGAACATCCGGATGTTCGCCGATCTCACCGCCGAGGGGATCTCGGTGGTCGTGTGTGCTCCGCAGGTGCCGTGCGGTGCGGCGACCACCCGCCTCGAGGAGGCCACCGGGGTGGACATCGTTCCCGTCTCGGAGGAGTCCGCCGTGACCGATGTGCTCGGCAAGGTCACCTCGGGGCAGGCCGACGCCGGTCTCGTCTACGTCACCGATGCCGTCGGTGCCGGCGACGCCGTCACGGCCGTCGCCGTCCCCCAGGCCGCGGAGATCGTCAACGTCTATCTCGTCGCCGCCCTGGAGAATTCGCAGAGTTCCGGTCGCGCCGGGGATTTCGTGCGTTTCGTCACCGGGGCGAACGGACGTGCCGTGCTCGACGAGGCAGGTTTCGGGGCACC